One segment of Ziziphus jujuba cultivar Dongzao chromosome 12, ASM3175591v1 DNA contains the following:
- the LOC107429425 gene encoding uncharacterized protein LOC107429425, producing MENQFVKKRVRDASEDSEHDSPEVKRLRDDLLGFLDDSDADQTTQDLDSVMKSLEEEISATTSCSASPASAPVPVVDLTSDTGESQPELGYLLEASDDELGLPPSINSSDEECKKDETELVGVSTDSSVIGELWGFDDHIPSYDSFGLGVGDNYNSNNDYVAFDGLFGYSDVYFDSSDFAEISWRSETLPAL from the coding sequence ATGGAGAATCAGTTTGTAAAGAAGCGGGTCCGAGATGCCTCGGAGGACTCGGAGCATGACTCGCCCGAGGTTAAAAGACTTAGAGATGACCTCCTCGGCTTTCTTGATGACTCCGATGCTGATCAAACGACTCAGGACCTCGACTCGGTCATGAAAAGCTTGGAGGAAGAGATATCCGCCACGACTTCTTGTTCGGCTTCTCCGGCATCGGCTCCGGTTCCAGTTGTGGATCTGACGTCGGATACCGGTGAGTCTCAGCCGGAACTTGGGTATCTTCTGGAAGCTTCAGATGATGAACTCGGTTTGCCGCCTTCCATTAACTCGAGCGACGAGGAATGTAAAAAGGATGAGACTGAGTTGGTAGGGGTTTCGACTGACTCGTCGGTAATCGGCGAGTTGTGGGGTTTTGATGATCATATTCCGAGTTATGACTCGTTTGGGTTAGGAGTCGGAGATAACTATAACAGCAATAATGATTACGTGGCTTTTGATGGTCTATTCGGGTACTCCGATGTGTATTTTGATTCGTCCGATTTCGCCGAGATTTCGTGGCGGTCTGAAACTCTTCCGGCGCTGTAG